In a single window of the Allobranchiibius huperziae genome:
- a CDS encoding HU family DNA-binding protein: MNKAELVSSLETRLGSKRAASDAVEGVFDIIIREVAAGRKVGITGFGTFEKISRAARTGRNPRTGETVRIKRTSVPKFKPGAAFKTGVADPKSIPKTGNAGGRAAAGTAGTATKTAAKKSTAKKSTAKASTTKASATKTAAKSTAAKKATPAKKTSTAAKKTTTTKRTAKR; encoded by the coding sequence GTGAACAAAGCTGAGCTCGTTTCGAGCCTGGAGACCCGGCTGGGCAGCAAGAGGGCCGCCAGCGATGCCGTGGAGGGCGTCTTCGACATCATCATCCGTGAGGTCGCTGCGGGCCGGAAGGTCGGCATCACCGGCTTCGGCACGTTCGAGAAGATCAGCCGCGCCGCGCGCACCGGTCGCAACCCGCGTACGGGAGAGACGGTGCGCATCAAGCGCACGTCGGTGCCCAAGTTCAAGCCGGGCGCGGCGTTCAAGACCGGTGTCGCCGACCCGAAGTCGATCCCGAAGACCGGGAACGCCGGCGGACGGGCCGCCGCGGGCACCGCCGGGACGGCGACCAAGACCGCCGCGAAGAAGTCCACGGCCAAGAAGAGCACGGCGAAGGCGAGCACGACCAAGGCGAGCGCCACGAAGACGGCCGCGAAGTCCACCGCCGCGAAGAAGGCCACGCCCGCCAAGAAGACGAGCACCGCCGCCAAGAAGACGACGACGACCAAGCGGACCGCCAAGCGCTGA
- a CDS encoding DUF3515 family protein, with product MHRRPLTAALLALAAGAALTACGGSTTVDASAAALAASADCTRASAHWPTTVAGQKSRPTSAKSATVRAWGDPAIIARCGVSSPGPTTDPCTTIDGIDWVAHQLKDGYRFVTFGRSPAIEVLIPTKYGGLDLVEFTAAAKAIPQTSHVCSAAPPSTSSG from the coding sequence GTGCACCGTCGTCCGCTGACCGCAGCCCTGCTGGCGCTGGCCGCTGGGGCCGCGCTGACGGCCTGCGGAGGCTCGACCACCGTCGATGCCAGCGCAGCTGCGCTGGCCGCCTCCGCAGACTGCACCCGCGCGTCGGCGCACTGGCCCACGACCGTGGCGGGGCAGAAGTCCCGACCCACCTCGGCGAAGTCCGCGACGGTGCGCGCCTGGGGTGACCCGGCGATCATCGCCCGGTGCGGAGTGAGCAGCCCCGGACCGACGACCGACCCGTGCACCACGATCGACGGAATCGACTGGGTAGCCCACCAACTCAAAGACGGCTACCGCTTCGTCACCTTCGGACGCTCACCGGCGATCGAGGTCCTGATTCCCACGAAGTACGGGGGCCTGGATCTCGTGGAGTTCACGGCCGCAGCCAAGGCGATCCCGCAGACCAGTCATGTCTGCTCAGCGGCGCCGCCGAGCACCTCGAGCGGCTGA
- a CDS encoding trans-sulfuration enzyme family protein: MASEPSDLAAATRLVGLGRPPRTPGAVINQGVELTSTYVAGGDVVYARSGNPTWTAFEEVLGSLEGGRALAFASGMAAVAASLSLVPHGSVVVAPVHAYNGTGSLLDEASQQGRFELRRVDSADTAAVLAAMRGAQLVWLESPTNPMLEVADLPELLAGAREQGAISVVDNTFATPLLQHPIALGADVVMHSATKFIAGHSDVLLGATVTANEDLQARLFGHRVLHGAIPGPFETWLALRGLRTLQVRLDRSCASAAELARRLGDHPAVGRVRYPGFGAIVSIEVTGGAAAASLVEDAVRIWLPATSLGGVESLIERRRRIPTEPVTVPQELLRLSVGLEDVEDLWRDLDAALRA; the protein is encoded by the coding sequence ATGGCTTCCGAACCCAGTGATCTCGCCGCCGCCACCCGCCTCGTCGGCCTCGGCCGCCCGCCGCGCACCCCCGGTGCGGTCATCAACCAGGGGGTGGAGCTGACCTCGACGTACGTCGCGGGCGGCGACGTGGTCTACGCCCGGTCCGGCAACCCGACATGGACGGCGTTCGAGGAGGTGCTCGGATCGCTGGAGGGCGGCCGAGCGCTCGCCTTCGCGAGCGGGATGGCCGCGGTCGCGGCGAGCCTGTCGCTGGTGCCGCACGGCAGCGTCGTGGTCGCTCCGGTCCACGCCTACAACGGCACCGGCTCACTGCTCGACGAGGCCTCGCAGCAGGGTCGCTTCGAGTTACGCCGGGTCGACAGCGCCGACACGGCGGCCGTCCTGGCGGCCATGCGCGGAGCACAGCTGGTCTGGCTCGAGTCGCCCACCAACCCGATGCTCGAGGTCGCCGACCTCCCGGAGCTGCTGGCCGGCGCGCGTGAGCAGGGCGCGATCAGCGTCGTCGACAACACCTTCGCCACTCCCCTGCTGCAACATCCGATCGCGCTCGGCGCCGACGTGGTGATGCACTCGGCGACCAAGTTCATCGCGGGCCACTCCGACGTGCTGCTCGGCGCGACCGTGACGGCGAACGAGGACCTGCAGGCGCGCCTCTTCGGACACCGCGTGCTGCACGGCGCCATCCCGGGACCGTTCGAGACCTGGCTCGCGCTACGCGGGCTGCGCACCCTGCAGGTGCGCCTGGACCGCTCGTGCGCGAGCGCCGCCGAGCTCGCCCGGCGGCTCGGGGACCATCCCGCCGTCGGACGGGTGCGCTACCCCGGCTTCGGCGCGATCGTCAGCATCGAGGTCACCGGTGGCGCCGCGGCGGCGAGCCTCGTCGAGGACGCCGTCCGGATCTGGCTGCCGGCCACGAGTCTCGGCGGGGTGGAGTCGCTCATCGAACGTCGTCGCCGGATCCCCACCGAGCCGGTGACGGTGCCTCAGGAGCTGTTGCGGCTCTCGGTGGGACTGGAGGACGTCGAGGACCTGTGGCGCGACCTGGACGCCGCCCTGCGCGCCTGA
- a CDS encoding 1-acyl-sn-glycerol-3-phosphate acyltransferase gives MRHPRPSDDISLLYRGIVRTLRPVLRGVTKTDWRGMDNIPASGGFVVAPNHVSYVDPIILGHFLVDQGRAPRFLAKNALFTTPALGRIMSNTGQIPVYRETSRAIDAYAAALVALRDGACVCVLPEGTITKDPQMWPMTGKTGAARLALETGLPLVPVGIWGTQQLMRAYHDKVPHLVPPKRVQVYAGPPVQLADLADEPVDREVLATATDRLMDAIAAQVSLARGLPVPSDRYDPRDNVRGGGQR, from the coding sequence GTGCGGCATCCACGCCCGAGCGACGACATCAGCCTGCTCTACCGGGGAATCGTGCGCACCCTGCGGCCCGTGCTGCGGGGGGTGACGAAGACCGACTGGCGCGGGATGGACAACATCCCGGCGAGCGGAGGGTTCGTCGTGGCTCCCAACCACGTGTCGTACGTCGACCCGATCATCCTCGGTCACTTCCTGGTGGACCAGGGCCGCGCGCCGCGCTTCCTCGCCAAGAACGCCCTCTTCACGACCCCGGCGCTCGGCCGGATCATGTCGAACACCGGCCAGATCCCGGTCTACCGCGAGACGAGCCGCGCGATCGACGCGTACGCCGCGGCGCTCGTCGCGCTGCGCGACGGTGCCTGCGTGTGCGTGCTGCCCGAGGGCACCATCACCAAGGACCCCCAGATGTGGCCGATGACAGGGAAGACCGGCGCGGCCCGGCTGGCGCTGGAGACCGGGCTGCCGCTGGTGCCCGTCGGGATCTGGGGCACCCAGCAGCTGATGCGCGCCTACCACGACAAGGTGCCGCACCTGGTGCCACCGAAGCGCGTGCAGGTCTACGCCGGACCGCCGGTGCAGCTGGCCGACCTCGCGGACGAACCCGTCGACCGCGAGGTGCTCGCGACGGCGACCGATCGCCTGATGGACGCGATCGCCGCGCAGGTCTCACTCGCGCGCGGCCTGCCGGTGCCGAGCGATCGCTACGATCCACGCGACAACGTGCGGGGAGGCGGTCAGCGATGA
- the thiL gene encoding thiamine-phosphate kinase has product MTGRRGRPADEGDGAAVLADLDEAQILVEVLPPGAPPAGVLVGPGDDTAYLAVPSGRVLVTTDAMVLGRDWLDEWSSAADVGAKCVAQNVADIASMGGVTTGVVVTLVADPQTPVRWARDLSYAIADACSAEGIAVLGGDLSSAPAGVRMVSITAVGEVSGPPVLRSGARVGDVVAVSEALGRSGAGLFLLRRDAAARGPLVDYHRRPTPTYAQGPAARNAGASSMLDISDGLLRDAGRIAGASGVRLELRADDLQPYVDALAPEVGDAAWDCVLRGGEEHTLLATFAADVTLPNGWRAIGAVTTGTGVTMDGAAQEPGGWDHFHG; this is encoded by the coding sequence ATGACGGGGCGACGGGGACGACCGGCGGACGAGGGCGACGGCGCCGCGGTGCTCGCCGATCTGGACGAGGCGCAGATCCTCGTCGAGGTGCTGCCCCCCGGTGCCCCGCCCGCCGGAGTGCTGGTCGGACCGGGCGACGACACGGCGTATCTCGCGGTGCCGTCCGGCCGGGTGCTCGTCACCACGGACGCCATGGTGCTGGGTCGTGACTGGCTGGACGAGTGGTCCAGCGCCGCGGACGTGGGCGCGAAGTGCGTCGCACAGAACGTCGCCGACATCGCCTCGATGGGCGGGGTCACGACCGGCGTCGTGGTCACCCTGGTCGCCGACCCGCAGACACCCGTGCGGTGGGCTCGCGACCTCTCCTACGCGATCGCAGACGCGTGCTCGGCAGAGGGGATCGCAGTCCTGGGCGGCGACCTGTCCTCGGCTCCGGCGGGGGTGCGGATGGTGTCGATCACCGCGGTCGGCGAGGTGTCCGGGCCGCCGGTGCTGCGAAGTGGCGCACGGGTCGGTGACGTCGTTGCCGTGAGCGAGGCGCTCGGAAGGTCGGGGGCGGGCCTCTTCCTGCTGCGCCGCGACGCCGCGGCTCGTGGCCCGCTGGTCGACTACCACCGGCGCCCCACGCCGACCTACGCCCAGGGTCCCGCGGCTCGGAATGCGGGTGCTTCGAGCATGCTCGACATTAGTGACGGACTGCTGCGGGACGCCGGCCGTATCGCCGGGGCGAGCGGCGTGCGGCTGGAGCTGCGGGCCGACGACCTGCAGCCGTATGTCGACGCGCTCGCCCCCGAGGTGGGGGACGCCGCCTGGGACTGCGTGCTTCGCGGGGGCGAGGAGCACACGCTGCTGGCGACCTTCGCGGCGGACGTCACGCTGCCGAACGGCTGGCGAGCGATCGGGGCGGTCACGACCGGCACAGGGGTCACGATGGACGGCGCTGCCCAGGAACCGGGCGGGTGGGACCACTTCCATGGATGA
- a CDS encoding D-alanine--D-alanine ligase, whose product MSLSPSQRPESRKPVVALIFGGRSSEHEVSCATAASVLRSIDRSRYDVLPIGIRKDGRWVLVADDPEPLQLTAGRSPEVSGDQAVALPTDPTQRSLVVLEPGAPPRQLSEVDVVFPLLHGPFGEDGTLQGLLELSDVRYVGCGVSASAVMMDKALMKVVFAGNGLPIGPYTVITDKAWRRDSAACLDAAGALGRPVFVKPARAGSSMGVVRVDDPADLRAAIESARLHDPKVLVEAAVEGREVECGVLEGRGSDAPRASQVGEIEVADGRHEFYDFEAKYLDGSARLTCPANLPDAVRDEIRELSVKAFEAAGCEGLARVDWWYRPDGSLVLNEINTMPGFTPQSMFPVVWAQAGLDYPSLISELLELALDRRVGLR is encoded by the coding sequence GTGAGTCTTTCGCCATCGCAGCGCCCGGAATCGCGCAAACCCGTCGTCGCCCTCATCTTCGGGGGACGATCGTCCGAGCACGAGGTGTCGTGTGCGACCGCGGCGAGCGTCCTGCGCAGCATCGACCGCAGCCGCTATGACGTCCTGCCGATCGGGATCCGCAAGGACGGGCGCTGGGTGCTCGTCGCCGACGACCCCGAGCCGCTGCAACTGACGGCCGGTCGCTCACCGGAGGTGTCCGGCGACCAGGCGGTCGCCCTGCCCACCGATCCCACCCAGCGCTCCCTGGTGGTGCTCGAGCCGGGCGCGCCGCCGCGCCAGCTCAGCGAGGTCGACGTGGTGTTCCCGCTGCTGCACGGACCGTTCGGCGAGGACGGCACCTTGCAGGGCCTGCTGGAGCTGAGCGACGTCCGCTACGTGGGCTGCGGTGTGTCCGCGTCCGCCGTGATGATGGACAAGGCCCTCATGAAGGTGGTCTTCGCGGGCAACGGTCTGCCGATCGGCCCCTACACCGTGATCACCGACAAGGCCTGGCGACGTGACAGCGCCGCCTGCCTGGATGCCGCCGGCGCCCTGGGCAGGCCGGTGTTCGTCAAGCCCGCCCGCGCCGGGTCGAGCATGGGCGTCGTACGCGTGGATGACCCGGCAGATCTGCGGGCCGCCATCGAGAGTGCCCGGTTGCACGACCCGAAGGTGCTCGTCGAGGCCGCCGTCGAGGGACGCGAGGTGGAGTGCGGAGTGCTCGAGGGCCGCGGGTCCGATGCGCCGCGGGCCTCGCAGGTCGGTGAGATCGAGGTCGCCGACGGGCGCCACGAGTTCTACGACTTCGAGGCCAAGTATCTGGATGGCTCGGCCCGGTTGACCTGTCCCGCGAACCTGCCGGACGCCGTACGCGATGAGATCCGGGAGCTGTCGGTCAAGGCGTTCGAGGCCGCCGGGTGCGAGGGGCTCGCGCGGGTGGACTGGTGGTACCGCCCGGACGGAAGCCTGGTGCTCAACGAGATCAACACGATGCCGGGATTCACGCCGCAGTCGATGTTCCCGGTGGTGTGGGCGCAGGCCGGGCTGGACTATCCGAGCCTGATCAGCGAGCTGTTGGAGCTCGCCCTCGACCGGCGGGTCGGGCTGCGCTGA
- a CDS encoding NAD(P)H-dependent glycerol-3-phosphate dehydrogenase has translation MSRVTVLGSGSWGTAFSAVLADAGNDVTMWARRAEVAQEIRETRVNAAYLPDLKLSERIRVTDDAHEAMQGAEIVAIAVPAQSLRDNLADWRSAIPGDAAVVSLMKGIELGTTMRMSEVICEAGGVDSDRVVVVSGPNLALEIAAKQPAAALVASTSARMRARVAEACASRYFRPYLGKDVVGTELAGATKNVVALAVGMASGMGMGENTMASLLTRGLAETARLGTALTADPATFLGLAGVGDLVATCTSPKSRNRTFGFELGSGKSLEEVVAHTRQTAEGVKSCRSILELARSVEVDVPIVENVAAVVHEGRTPGEVVESLMSRSRKDEKA, from the coding sequence ATGAGTCGGGTCACGGTGCTGGGCAGCGGCAGCTGGGGTACGGCGTTCTCGGCCGTCCTCGCCGACGCGGGCAACGACGTCACCATGTGGGCCCGCCGCGCCGAGGTGGCGCAGGAGATCCGCGAGACCCGCGTCAACGCGGCGTACCTGCCCGATCTGAAGCTGTCCGAGCGCATCCGGGTGACCGACGACGCGCACGAGGCGATGCAAGGCGCCGAGATCGTCGCCATCGCCGTCCCCGCGCAGAGCCTGCGCGACAACCTCGCGGACTGGCGCAGTGCGATCCCGGGCGACGCCGCGGTCGTATCGCTGATGAAGGGCATCGAACTCGGCACGACCATGCGGATGAGCGAGGTGATCTGCGAGGCCGGCGGGGTCGACTCCGACCGCGTCGTGGTGGTGTCCGGGCCCAACCTGGCGCTCGAGATCGCCGCCAAGCAGCCCGCGGCCGCGCTCGTTGCCTCCACCAGCGCCCGGATGCGCGCCCGGGTGGCCGAGGCGTGCGCGAGCCGCTACTTCCGCCCCTACCTGGGCAAGGACGTGGTGGGCACCGAGCTCGCCGGGGCGACCAAGAACGTCGTGGCGCTCGCGGTCGGGATGGCGAGCGGGATGGGCATGGGTGAGAACACCATGGCCAGCCTGCTCACCCGCGGCCTGGCCGAGACCGCCCGCCTCGGCACCGCGCTCACCGCCGACCCTGCGACGTTCCTCGGGCTCGCGGGCGTGGGCGATCTGGTCGCCACCTGCACCTCGCCGAAGTCGCGCAACCGGACGTTCGGCTTCGAGCTGGGCTCCGGCAAGAGCCTGGAGGAGGTCGTGGCGCACACCCGCCAGACCGCCGAAGGCGTCAAGTCCTGCCGTTCGATCCTGGAGCTGGCGCGCTCGGTCGAGGTCGACGTGCCGATCGTGGAGAACGTCGCCGCCGTCGTGCACGAGGGGCGGACGCCGGGCGAGGTCGTGGAGTCCCTGATGTCCCGCTCCCGCAAGGACGAGAAGGCCTAG
- the cofC gene encoding 2-phospho-L-lactate guanylyltransferase yields MTAAGSSAWRMVVPVKERSAAKSRLRAPDGVARDELAAAFALDTLTAVYDVVRADRVFVVTDDDEVAGFVRARDGVVVPDPGRGLNPAIAAGLAAATPDGLAPTQICAPGAVLLGDLPALTPDELYAGLRACAVSESSVVPDRDGTGTVLLTHHDLRRIVPRFGTGSAARHARVARRLTPDLPRLRTDVDTDTALAQAVSLGVGAHTARVLGVCVSVV; encoded by the coding sequence ATGACCGCAGCAGGGAGTTCCGCCTGGCGGATGGTCGTGCCCGTCAAGGAGCGCTCCGCAGCCAAGAGCAGGCTGCGCGCGCCCGACGGGGTCGCGCGCGACGAGCTCGCGGCGGCGTTCGCCCTGGACACGCTCACCGCCGTCTACGACGTGGTGCGGGCCGACCGGGTGTTCGTGGTCACCGACGACGACGAGGTCGCAGGGTTCGTCCGGGCACGCGACGGCGTCGTCGTCCCCGACCCGGGCCGCGGACTCAACCCGGCCATCGCCGCGGGCCTCGCCGCCGCCACCCCCGACGGCCTGGCACCCACTCAGATCTGCGCGCCGGGAGCGGTCCTACTGGGCGATCTGCCGGCGCTGACCCCGGACGAGCTGTACGCCGGGCTGCGAGCCTGCGCGGTCTCGGAGTCCAGCGTGGTCCCGGACCGGGACGGGACGGGCACCGTGCTGCTGACCCACCACGACCTGCGCCGGATCGTGCCGCGCTTCGGCACGGGCTCGGCCGCCCGGCATGCTCGGGTGGCGCGGAGGCTGACGCCGGATCTGCCACGGCTTCGCACCGACGTGGACACCGACACCGCGCTCGCACAGGCGGTCTCGCTGGGCGTCGGCGCGCACACGGCACGCGTACTCGGCGTCTGCGTGTCAGTAGTCTGA
- a CDS encoding IclR family transcriptional regulator, whose protein sequence is MDDSSGVGVLDKAAIVLAALEAGPCTLAQLVAHTGLARPTAHRLAVALEHHRLVTRDLQGRFVLGPRLGELASAAGEDRLLAAAGPVLGALRDHTSESAQLFRRQGDQRICVAAADRPVGLRDSIPVGSTLSMHAGSAAQVLLAWEEPDRLHRGLQGARFTATMLSAVRRRGWSQSVGEREQGVASVSAPVRSPSGRVIAAVSISGPIERVSRQPGRLHAATVVAGANKLTEVLARAHAQQGGARRTEQPA, encoded by the coding sequence ATGGACGACTCTAGCGGCGTCGGCGTTCTGGACAAGGCGGCGATCGTGCTCGCGGCCCTCGAGGCCGGGCCCTGCACCCTCGCGCAGCTCGTGGCACACACCGGGCTCGCCCGGCCTACGGCGCACCGCCTCGCGGTCGCGCTCGAACATCATCGGCTGGTCACCCGCGACCTGCAGGGCCGTTTCGTGCTCGGTCCGCGCCTCGGCGAGCTCGCCTCGGCGGCCGGCGAGGACCGGCTGCTGGCAGCCGCCGGCCCCGTGCTCGGTGCGCTCCGCGACCACACGAGCGAGAGCGCCCAGCTCTTCCGCCGCCAGGGCGACCAGCGCATCTGCGTCGCGGCCGCGGACCGGCCGGTCGGGCTGCGCGACTCCATCCCCGTGGGGTCGACGCTGTCCATGCACGCGGGCTCGGCCGCGCAGGTGCTGCTCGCCTGGGAGGAGCCGGACCGGTTGCACCGCGGCCTGCAGGGCGCGCGCTTCACGGCCACCATGCTGTCCGCCGTACGCCGGCGCGGCTGGTCCCAGAGCGTGGGCGAGCGCGAGCAGGGAGTGGCGTCGGTGTCCGCGCCGGTGCGCAGTCCCTCCGGACGCGTCATCGCGGCGGTGTCGATCTCCGGCCCCATCGAGCGGGTGTCCCGCCAGCCGGGGCGCCTGCACGCCGCCACGGTGGTGGCCGGTGCCAACAAGCTCACCGAGGTGCTCGCGCGGGCGCACGCCCAGCAGGGTGGCGCCCGGCGCACCGAGCAACCCGCCTGA
- a CDS encoding DUF4188 domain-containing protein: protein MAPQLTTHEHDGDIAVFLIGMRINKIHRPDAWLPVVRAMPRMLTELYANKARAEAGQEEWLGFYDARTQAGVRGPTVVQYWRSVADIYAYAGAESMAHRPAWKAYYARARSAEGAVGIWHETFAVPAGSHESLYGDMPPYGLARATGVVPASRKGRTAKERLAASLAR from the coding sequence ATGGCACCTCAGTTGACCACCCACGAACACGACGGCGATATCGCGGTCTTCCTCATCGGCATGCGGATCAACAAGATCCACCGCCCGGACGCCTGGCTCCCGGTGGTGAGGGCCATGCCGAGGATGCTCACCGAGCTCTACGCCAACAAGGCGCGCGCCGAGGCCGGGCAGGAGGAGTGGCTCGGCTTCTACGACGCGCGCACGCAGGCCGGGGTGCGCGGTCCGACGGTCGTGCAGTACTGGCGCAGCGTGGCGGACATCTACGCCTACGCGGGCGCGGAGTCGATGGCGCACCGCCCGGCCTGGAAGGCGTACTACGCCCGGGCGCGCTCCGCGGAGGGTGCGGTCGGTATCTGGCACGAGACGTTCGCGGTCCCGGCAGGCTCGCACGAGAGTCTCTACGGCGACATGCCGCCGTACGGGCTGGCGCGCGCCACCGGCGTCGTGCCCGCCTCTCGCAAGGGGCGCACCGCGAAGGAGCGGCTGGCCGCGTCCCTCGCGCGCTGA
- the leuD gene encoding 3-isopropylmalate dehydratase small subunit: protein MDAFVRHTGIGVPLRRSNVDTDQIIPAVYLKRVTRTGFEDGLFSAWRGDDAFVLNNPVYAQGSVLVAGPDFGTGSSREHAVWALMDYGFRVVLSSRFADIFRGNSGKSGLLTAQLQQQDIELIWKLLDNEPGLQITVDLQERTVTVREHVFGFEVDDYIRWRLLEGLDDISLTLRHADAVDEFERQRPSWKPRVQSAG from the coding sequence ATGGATGCATTCGTGCGACACACCGGCATCGGTGTCCCGCTGCGCCGCAGCAACGTCGACACCGACCAGATCATCCCCGCGGTCTACCTGAAGCGGGTCACACGCACCGGCTTCGAGGACGGCCTCTTCTCCGCCTGGCGCGGCGACGACGCGTTCGTGCTCAACAACCCGGTGTACGCGCAGGGCTCGGTGCTCGTGGCCGGGCCGGACTTCGGCACGGGGTCCTCGCGCGAGCACGCGGTGTGGGCGCTGATGGACTACGGGTTCCGGGTGGTGCTCTCCTCACGGTTCGCGGACATCTTCCGCGGCAACTCCGGCAAGTCGGGTCTCCTGACCGCCCAGCTGCAGCAGCAGGACATCGAACTGATCTGGAAGCTGCTCGACAACGAGCCCGGGCTGCAGATCACGGTCGACCTGCAGGAACGCACGGTGACGGTGCGTGAGCACGTCTTCGGCTTCGAGGTGGACGACTACATCCGCTGGCGTCTGCTCGAGGGGCTGGACGACATCAGCCTCACGTTGCGACACGCTGACGCCGTCGACGAATTCGAGCGGCAGCGCCCTTCGTGGAAGCCGCGGGTCCAGTCCGCCGGTTGA
- a CDS encoding Lrp/AsnC family transcriptional regulator, protein MVQAYILIQADMGKAKTVAATCAQLSGVLAAEDVTGPYDVIVRAEAPSVDELGKLVVSKIQDVDGITRTVTCTVVR, encoded by the coding sequence ATGGTTCAGGCCTACATCCTCATCCAGGCCGACATGGGCAAGGCCAAGACCGTTGCGGCCACCTGCGCGCAGCTGTCCGGCGTTCTGGCCGCAGAGGACGTCACCGGCCCGTACGACGTGATCGTGCGCGCCGAGGCCCCCAGCGTCGACGAACTGGGCAAGCTGGTCGTCTCCAAGATCCAGGACGTCGACGGCATCACCCGCACGGTCACGTGCACCGTCGTCCGCTGA
- the leuC gene encoding 3-isopropylmalate dehydratase large subunit translates to MGDTLAEKVWQQHVVRSAQGEPDLLYIDLHLLHEVTSPQAFDGLRLEGRGVRRADLTVATEDHNVPTTPGPIVDPVSLTQVQTLRRNCEEFGVRLFPMGDAEQGIVHIIGPQLGLTQPGMTIVCGDSHTSTHGAFGALAFGIGTSEVEHVLATQTLPLKPFRTMAINVEGTLRPGVTAKDIILAVIAKIGTGGGQGYVLEYRGSAIRALSMEARMTICNMSIEAGARAGMIAPDQTTFDYLQGRDYAPQGADWDDAVAAWRGLVTDYDATFDAVVDLDADELAPFVTWGTNPGQGLPLSAAVPDPEQIPDEGDRVAAERALEYMGLTPGTALRDIEVQTVFLGSCTNGRIEDLRAAADVIKGRRVADGVRMLVVPGSARVRLQAESEGLDKVFVDAGAEWRLAGCSMCLGMNPDQLTVGERAASTSNRNFEGRQGKGGRTHLVSPLVAAATAVRGTLSSPADLTTASV, encoded by the coding sequence GTGGGAGACACCCTGGCCGAGAAGGTATGGCAGCAGCACGTCGTGCGCAGCGCGCAGGGCGAACCGGACCTGCTCTACATCGATCTGCACCTCCTGCACGAGGTGACCAGCCCGCAGGCCTTCGACGGCCTCCGGCTCGAGGGCCGAGGGGTACGGCGTGCCGACCTCACCGTCGCGACCGAGGACCACAACGTCCCCACCACGCCCGGACCCATCGTGGACCCGGTCAGCCTCACCCAGGTGCAGACGCTGCGGCGCAACTGCGAGGAGTTCGGGGTACGCCTCTTCCCGATGGGCGACGCCGAGCAGGGGATCGTGCACATCATCGGCCCGCAGCTGGGCCTGACCCAGCCGGGCATGACGATCGTGTGCGGCGACAGCCACACGTCGACGCACGGGGCGTTCGGTGCGCTCGCGTTCGGGATCGGCACCAGCGAGGTCGAGCACGTGCTCGCCACCCAGACGTTGCCGCTGAAGCCGTTCCGCACGATGGCGATCAACGTCGAGGGCACGCTGCGGCCCGGGGTGACCGCGAAGGACATCATCCTGGCGGTCATCGCCAAGATCGGCACCGGCGGTGGCCAGGGCTACGTCCTGGAGTACCGCGGGTCGGCCATCCGCGCGCTCTCGATGGAAGCCCGGATGACCATCTGCAACATGTCGATCGAGGCCGGCGCGCGCGCCGGCATGATCGCCCCCGATCAGACCACCTTCGACTACCTGCAGGGGCGCGACTACGCACCGCAGGGCGCCGACTGGGACGACGCCGTCGCCGCCTGGCGTGGGCTGGTCACCGACTACGACGCCACGTTCGACGCCGTGGTCGATCTGGACGCGGACGAACTGGCACCGTTCGTCACCTGGGGCACCAACCCCGGGCAGGGGCTGCCGCTGTCGGCCGCCGTGCCGGACCCCGAGCAGATCCCCGACGAAGGCGACCGCGTGGCCGCCGAGCGGGCGCTGGAGTACATGGGTCTCACGCCCGGCACCGCGCTACGCGACATCGAGGTGCAGACGGTCTTCCTCGGCTCGTGCACCAACGGCCGGATCGAGGATCTGCGCGCCGCCGCCGATGTCATCAAGGGACGTCGAGTCGCCGACGGGGTGCGGATGCTCGTCGTGCCCGGTTCGGCGAGAGTGCGCCTGCAGGCCGAATCCGAAGGACTGGACAAGGTGTTCGTCGACGCCGGCGCCGAGTGGCGGCTCGCCGGCTGCTCGATGTGCCTCGGCATGAACCCCGACCAGCTCACCGTCGGCGAGCGCGCGGCCTCCACCTCGAACCGCAACTTCGAGGGCCGGCAGGGCAAGGGCGGGCGCACCCATCTGGTGAGCCCGCTGGTGGCCGCCGCGACCGCCGTACGCGGCACGCTGTCCAGCCCTGCCGACCTGACCACCGCCTCCGTCTGA